From the Garra rufa chromosome 17, GarRuf1.0, whole genome shotgun sequence genome, one window contains:
- the LOC141289469 gene encoding BBSome complex member BBS2-like, translating into MLVPIFTLKLNHKINPRMVAIGKYDGIHPCLTAATQAGKVFIHNPHTRSQRPAAHRLSQSTQDSDISLLNINQAVSCLTAGTLGPTTTGHTLLVGSQTNLLAYDVHDNTDIFYKEVSDGANAIVLGKLGDIKSPLAIIGGNCALQGFDFNGIDQFWTVTGDNVRSLVLCDFTADGKNELLVGSDDFDIRVFREDELVTEMAENETVTSLCHMHGSRFGYALANGTVGVYDRTARYWRIKSKNHAMSIHAFDLNADGVVELITGWSNGKIDARSDRTGEVIFKDNFSSSVAGVVEGDYRMDGQIQLICTSVEGEVRGYLPASKEMKGNLMDASVEQDLIRELSQRKQNLMLELRNYEENAKAVPGVSEGESKMGVIPANTQLQTALSVRRATDSQRAHIELNISTPNETIIRAVLIFAEGIFEGESHVVHPSAQNLSGCVRVPIIPPKDIPVDLHIKAFVGGKTSTQFHVFEITRQLPRFSMYDLNVDPSAAQPTGKVTFSINDRPQRVVMWLNQNFLLPDGIDSPDITFTALRGEGLLKITMQPSGEIMLRTDDIDLAGDLVQSLASFLAIEDLQAEADFPVYFKELRATLTEVDEFHSVHQKLTAAMADHSNYVRNMLVQAEDARLMGDWRHMKKRYIELYDLNRDLINEYKIRSNNHNALLAWLKSVNQAIQRAGRLRVGKPKTQVITACRDAIKNNNINALFKIMRAGTAPS; encoded by the exons ATGTTAGTGCCCATCTTCACTCTTAAACTGAACCATAAAATTAACCCTCGGATGGTTGCTATAGGAAAATATGATGGGATACACCCATGCCTCACAGCAGCCACACAAGCAGGGAAG GTTTTTATCCATAACCCTCACACTCGAAGCCAGAGGCCAGCAGCCCACCGGCTGAGTCAGAGTACCCAGGACTCCGATATCTCACTCCTCAATATCAATCAGGCAGTCAGCTGTCTGACGGCTGGTACTCTGGGACCCACCACCACAGGACACACACTGCTCGTCGGCTCTCAAACCAACCTGTTGGCCTATGACGTACATGACAACACTGACATCTTCTACAAGGAG GTGAGCGATGGGGCCAATGCCATTGTTCTGGGAAAACTAGGAGATATCAAGTCCCCCCTCGCAATCATTGGAGGAAACTGCGCTCTGCAAGGCTTTGACTTTAATGGAATTGACCAGTTCTGGACA GTCACGGGAGATAATGTACGATCGCTTGTGCTTTGTGACTTCACTGCAGATGGCAAGAATGAG CTTCTTGTTGGCTCAGATGACTTTGACATCAGGGTGTTTAGAGAGGATGAACTGGTGACTGAAATGGCAGAAAATGAG ACAGTCACGTCACTTTGTCACATGCATGGCAGCAGGTTTGGTTATGCTCTGGCCAATGGTACGGTAGGAGTGTATGACCGCACTGCCCGCTACTGGAGGATCAAG TCAAAAAATCACGCTATGAGTATCCATGCCTTTGATCTTAATGCTGATGGTGTTGTTGAGCTCATCACTGGGTGGTCCAATGGAAAG ATTGATGCTCGCAGTGATCGCACTGGTGAGGTGATCTTCAAGGATAACTTCTCGTCTTCTGTGGCTGGGGTTGTTGAAGGAGACTACCGCATGGATGGACAGATCCAGCTTATATGCACCTCTGTGGAGGGAGAAG TGCGTGGTTATCTGCCTGCCAGTAAGGAGATGAAGGGAAACCTAATGGATGCGAGTGTAGAACAAGACCTGATCAGAGAGCTGAGTCAACGTAAACAGAACCTGATGCTGGAATTACGAAACTATGAGGAAAATGCTAAG GCTGTTCCTGGTGTTTCGGAGGGGGAATCTAAGATGGGAGTAATTCCAGCCAACACACAGCTCCAGACAGCCTTGTCTGTACGAAGAGCCACAGACAGCCAGAGAGCACACATAGAGCTCAACATCTCCACTCCGAATG AAACCATCATTAGAGCCGTGCTAATATTTGCTGAAGGGATTTTCGAAGGCGAGAGTCACGTGGTTCATCCTAGCGCTCAAAATCTATCCGGCTGTGTCCGTGTCCCCATCATTCCTCCAAAAGACATTCCAGTGGACCTTCACATAAAAGCCTTCGTTGGAGGGAAGACAAG TACACAGTTCCACGTATTTGAGATCACACGTCAGCTGCCTCGCTTCTCCATGTATGACCTTAACGTTGACCCCTCAGCCGCACAACCCACAGGAAAAGTCACATTCAGTATCAATGACAGACCGCAGAGG GTGGTCATGTGGCTAAACCAGAACTTTCTGCTACCTGATGGCATTGACAGTCCAGACATCACCTTTACCGCACTACGTGGAGAAGGTCTCCTGAAAATCACCATGCAGCCTAGTGGAGAG ATCATGCTGAGAACAGATGACATTGATCTGGCAGGAGATCTAGTCCAGTCACTTGCCTCTTTTCTGGCTATAGAAGACTTACAGGCTGAAGCTGACTTTCCTGTCTACTTCAAAGAGCTACGAGCCACTCTCACTGAG GTGGATGAGTTTCACTCCGTGCATCAAAAGCTCACAGCGGCAATGGCAGATCATTCCAACTACGTGAGAAATATGCTGGTGCAGGCAGAAGATGCCAGACTCATGGGTGATTG GAGACACATGAAAAAACGCTACATTGAGCTGTATGACCTCAACAGAGATTTGATTAATGAATATAAAATCAGATCTAATAATCACAACGCCCTCCTTGCCTGGCTAAAATCAGTTAACCAGGCCATCCAAAGGGCAGGGAGATTGAGAG TGGGAAAACCTAAAACTCAAGTTATCACTGCCTGTCGGGATGCTATCAAGAACAACAACATCAATGCTCTTTTCAAGATTATGAGAGCAGGGACTGCCCCGTCCTGA